From a single Streptomyces misionensis genomic region:
- a CDS encoding methyltransferase domain-containing protein, whose protein sequence is MAGADEIEGLAVAARAALVREIEADGAFARDPRWREAFAEVPRHLFVPYYYVTGPRGYERRWGESPDPQDRERWVRGAYADVPLATRLRDGELLSSSSQPSLMARMLAALRVADGDRVLEVGAGTGYNAALLAHRLGDDGLVTTVDLEPEITESARRHLAAAGYHPAVVTGDGARGVPERAPFDRIIATCALSTVPRAWLAQCRPGARIVVPLATGLLALTVRDARHAQGRFLSTAAYFVPLRGQGRAEPDGVSLAGLPGRAREQDSFHFLLALTRGALDPGGAWALWEREGEPERERYGVTVAGEHVRAWLDDPEGPYVWPLP, encoded by the coding sequence ATGGCAGGTGCCGACGAGATCGAGGGGCTCGCCGTCGCCGCGCGGGCCGCGCTGGTGCGGGAGATCGAGGCCGACGGCGCCTTCGCGCGGGACCCGCGGTGGCGGGAGGCGTTCGCCGAGGTGCCCCGGCACCTGTTCGTGCCGTACTACTACGTGACCGGGCCGCGCGGCTACGAACGCCGCTGGGGCGAGAGCCCCGACCCACAGGACCGGGAGCGCTGGGTGCGCGGCGCCTACGCGGACGTACCGCTGGCCACCCGGCTGCGCGACGGCGAGCTGCTGTCCTCCAGCAGCCAGCCCTCCCTGATGGCGCGGATGCTGGCCGCGCTGCGGGTGGCGGACGGGGACCGGGTGCTCGAAGTGGGCGCGGGCACCGGCTACAACGCGGCCCTGCTCGCCCACCGGCTCGGCGACGACGGCCTCGTCACCACCGTCGACCTGGAACCGGAGATCACCGAGTCGGCGCGCCGGCACCTGGCGGCCGCCGGGTACCACCCGGCGGTCGTCACCGGGGACGGGGCGCGCGGGGTGCCCGAACGCGCCCCCTTCGACCGGATCATCGCCACCTGCGCGCTGTCCACGGTGCCGCGCGCCTGGCTCGCCCAGTGCCGCCCCGGTGCGCGGATCGTGGTCCCGCTGGCCACCGGACTGCTCGCGCTGACCGTGCGGGACGCGCGGCACGCGCAGGGCCGTTTCCTTTCCACGGCCGCCTACTTCGTGCCGTTGCGCGGTCAGGGCAGGGCCGAGCCGGACGGCGTCTCGCTCGCGGGGCTGCCGGGCCGGGCCCGCGAACAGGACTCGTTCCACTTCCTGCTGGCGCTGACCCGCGGCGCCCTCGATCCGGGAGGCGCCTGGGCGCTGTGGGAGCGCGAGGGCGAACCGGAGCGCGAGCGGTACGGCGTCACGGTCGCCGGCGAGCACGTCCGGGCCTGGCTGGACGACCCGGAGGGGCCGTACGTCTGGCCCCTCCCGTGA
- a CDS encoding FtsX-like permease family protein gives MTGFVLTRARAHRLLLGAALLTVVLTTAVLTTLTAYAGAIGDAALRHALADPGTAADAALIVKAEVPPGQRAAADRAVRTEARRTFDHLPVTVRTLRRSGPYALPAALRPPADRSGDPDLTYLAALDRSRLRLSAGRFPRATRDAVEVALPQTAARALRLRVGDRLTLADRLGGPALRVRISGLYRPASVTAPYWRLDDLLGRGVKESGFTTYGPLLADPSVLAGGRVSAGPTAWLASADFGRTTTGRIGRLRTAAREGSARLRARPELHGATMAQTGLPEVLDRLERSLPAARSTLLIAALQLVLLAGYALLLVARLLGTERAAETRLLRARGASRARLAALAAAEAGLLVLPAALAAPFLAAPLTRVLAAHGPLSRLDLRLTLPLAGGPPVRLVAVAVAAACALAIGCAGAGRRGRRPKDRRGGRRAALRRSGADLGLLAVAAVAYGELARQGSGGVVADRSGTLGVDPLLVAAPALALLAGTVLTLRLLPPVARLAERWAARGRGLPLALAGWQFSRRTARGAGPVLLLVLAVALGMLALGQAASWHRSQADQADFRAGVPVRVTGAGAGGLGSTDGYARLPHVRAAAPAVRADQPLSGDRTATVLALDTRRAADAVLMRPDLADVPVRPLLAGLAATRSPAGTRVPAGTARLRLAATLTSSAGPGLVTDVTATLTDGYGVSYRMPFGQLPADGRPHALALDVRAARGALTLTGLQLEMIQPAAPARHRLALTGLTATDAAGTERPLALPARWRTAAEAGGDAVPNATTSPTRPRLTGARPLAFAYGTGYLPDADLWRVASVTVRLQVPQPAPAAVPAVVTDRYLASADARPGQRVDLTVGGHPVPVRIVRAVRALPTTTEDDGGAVLLDLRALNLLLGTRYGDAAPPTEWWLATAPGAAAQVAAEVRALPDVDPGQVTVRDEIADRLRDDPFGAGPTAAFAAAAVVAAALAAVGFAVGAAAAVRARDAEFAVLRALGVPRRRLTRATAAEQAVLVALALAVGLALGTVLARTLLPLITLTSDATRPAPPLLVQLPPGQVALLLLAVAALPLALTALPAVRRQADLARTLRAPGGE, from the coding sequence ATGACGGGGTTCGTCTTAACACGCGCGCGTGCGCACCGGCTGCTGCTGGGCGCCGCGCTGCTCACCGTGGTGCTGACCACCGCGGTCCTGACGACGCTCACCGCCTACGCGGGGGCGATCGGGGACGCGGCGCTGCGGCACGCGCTGGCCGACCCGGGCACCGCGGCCGACGCCGCGCTGATCGTCAAGGCGGAGGTGCCGCCGGGACAGCGGGCCGCCGCCGACCGCGCGGTGCGCACGGAGGCCCGGCGGACCTTCGACCACCTGCCCGTGACGGTACGGACGCTGCGCCGCTCGGGCCCGTACGCGCTGCCCGCCGCGCTGCGGCCGCCCGCGGACCGCTCCGGCGACCCCGACCTCACCTACCTCGCCGCCCTGGACCGCTCCCGGCTGCGGCTGTCCGCGGGCCGCTTCCCGCGCGCGACCCGCGACGCCGTCGAGGTCGCCCTCCCGCAGACCGCCGCCCGCGCGCTGCGGCTGCGCGTCGGCGACCGGCTCACCCTGGCCGACCGGCTGGGCGGCCCGGCGCTGCGGGTGCGGATCAGCGGGCTGTACCGGCCGGCGTCGGTGACGGCGCCGTACTGGCGGCTCGACGACCTGCTGGGCCGCGGGGTGAAGGAGTCGGGCTTCACGACGTACGGTCCGCTGCTCGCCGACCCCTCGGTGCTCGCCGGCGGCCGGGTCAGCGCCGGCCCGACGGCGTGGCTGGCGTCGGCGGACTTCGGCCGGACGACGACGGGACGGATCGGGCGGCTGCGCACGGCGGCACGCGAGGGCAGCGCCCGGCTGCGTGCCCGCCCGGAACTGCACGGGGCCACGATGGCGCAGACCGGGCTGCCGGAGGTGCTGGACCGGCTGGAGCGCTCGCTGCCGGCCGCCCGCTCCACGCTGCTGATCGCCGCGCTCCAGCTGGTGCTGCTCGCCGGGTACGCGCTGCTGCTGGTGGCCCGGCTGCTGGGCACCGAACGGGCCGCCGAGACCCGCCTGTTGCGTGCCCGGGGCGCCTCCCGCGCCCGCCTCGCCGCCCTGGCCGCCGCGGAGGCCGGCCTGCTGGTCCTGCCCGCCGCCCTGGCCGCCCCCTTCCTCGCCGCCCCGCTGACCAGGGTCCTGGCCGCCCACGGTCCGCTGTCCCGCCTGGACCTGCGGCTCACCCTGCCGCTCGCGGGCGGTCCGCCGGTGCGGCTCGTCGCCGTCGCGGTGGCGGCGGCCTGCGCGCTCGCGATCGGGTGCGCCGGGGCGGGCCGTCGCGGCAGGCGGCCAAAGGACCGCCGTGGCGGCCGGCGCGCGGCCCTGCGCCGCTCCGGGGCCGACCTCGGGCTGCTCGCCGTGGCGGCCGTGGCCTACGGGGAGTTGGCGCGTCAGGGCTCCGGCGGTGTGGTAGCGGACCGGTCGGGGACGCTCGGCGTGGATCCCCTGCTGGTGGCGGCGCCCGCGCTGGCGCTGCTCGCCGGGACGGTGCTGACGCTGCGGCTGCTGCCGCCGGTGGCCCGGCTGGCGGAGCGCTGGGCGGCGCGCGGGCGGGGGCTGCCGCTGGCGCTGGCGGGCTGGCAGTTCAGCCGGCGCACCGCGCGCGGCGCCGGGCCGGTGCTGCTGCTCGTGCTCGCCGTGGCGCTCGGCATGCTCGCGCTCGGGCAGGCCGCCTCCTGGCACCGTTCGCAGGCCGACCAGGCCGACTTCCGCGCGGGCGTGCCGGTGCGGGTGACAGGGGCCGGGGCGGGCGGGCTCGGCAGCACGGACGGGTACGCGCGGCTGCCGCACGTGCGCGCGGCGGCCCCCGCCGTCCGCGCCGACCAGCCGCTGTCCGGTGACCGTACGGCGACCGTGCTGGCCCTGGACACCCGGCGGGCCGCGGACGCGGTGCTGATGCGCCCGGACCTCGCCGACGTGCCGGTACGGCCGCTGCTGGCCGGGCTGGCCGCAACGCGCTCCCCGGCCGGGACCCGGGTGCCCGCGGGCACCGCCCGGCTGCGGCTCGCGGCGACCCTGACCAGCTCGGCCGGTCCGGGGCTGGTCACCGATGTGACGGCGACGCTGACCGACGGGTACGGGGTGTCGTACCGGATGCCGTTCGGGCAGCTGCCCGCCGACGGCCGGCCGCACGCCCTGGCCCTCGACGTGCGCGCGGCCCGCGGCGCGCTCACCCTGACCGGTCTCCAGCTGGAGATGATCCAGCCGGCGGCGCCCGCCCGGCACCGGCTCGCCCTCACCGGGCTGACGGCGACGGACGCGGCCGGGACGGAACGCCCGCTGGCCCTGCCCGCCCGCTGGCGCACCGCCGCGGAGGCCGGGGGCGACGCCGTGCCCAACGCCACCACCAGCCCCACCCGGCCCCGGCTGACCGGCGCCCGCCCCCTGGCCTTCGCCTACGGCACCGGCTACCTCCCGGACGCCGACCTGTGGCGGGTCGCCTCCGTCACGGTGCGGCTCCAGGTGCCGCAGCCCGCGCCCGCCGCCGTACCGGCCGTCGTCACCGACCGCTATCTGGCCTCGGCCGACGCCCGCCCCGGCCAGCGCGTCGACCTGACGGTCGGCGGCCACCCGGTGCCGGTGCGGATCGTCCGGGCGGTCCGGGCGCTGCCCACCACCACCGAGGACGACGGCGGCGCCGTCCTCCTCGACCTGCGCGCCCTGAACCTGCTGCTCGGGACGCGGTACGGCGACGCCGCCCCGCCCACCGAGTGGTGGCTGGCCACCGCCCCCGGCGCGGCGGCCCAGGTGGCCGCCGAGGTACGGGCGTTGCCGGACGTCGATCCCGGCCAGGTGACGGTGCGCGACGAGATCGCCGACCGGCTGCGCGACGACCCCTTCGGCGCCGGTCCCACGGCCGCGTTCGCGGCGGCGGCCGTGGTGGCGGCGGCGCTCGCGGCGGTGGGCTTCGCGGTGGGCGCGGCGGCCGCCGTGCGGGCCCGGGACGCGGAGTTCGCCGTCCTGCGGGCGCTCGGGGTGCCCCGCCGCCGGCTCACCCGGGCGACCGCCGCCGAGCAGGCGGTGCTGGTGGCCCTGGCCCTCGCGGTGGGCCTGGCCC
- a CDS encoding globin — MNEIRRGTLQEQTFYEQVGGEDTFRRLVHRFYQGVAEDPELRAMYPEEDLGPAEERLTLFLMQYWGGPTTYGERRGHPRLRMRHAPFAVDRAAHDAWLRHMRVAVDELGLSEEHERTLWNYLTYAAASMINTAG; from the coding sequence GTGAATGAGATTCGGCGCGGCACGCTTCAGGAGCAGACCTTCTACGAGCAGGTCGGCGGGGAGGACACCTTCCGCCGGCTCGTCCACCGTTTCTACCAGGGAGTCGCCGAGGACCCGGAGCTGCGGGCGATGTACCCGGAGGAGGACCTGGGCCCCGCCGAGGAGCGGCTCACCCTCTTCCTCATGCAGTACTGGGGCGGCCCGACCACCTACGGCGAGCGCCGGGGCCACCCCCGGCTGCGGATGCGGCACGCCCCCTTCGCGGTGGACCGGGCGGCGCACGACGCCTGGCTGCGGCACATGCGGGTGGCGGTGGACGAACTGGGCCTCTCCGAGGAGCACGAGCGGACCCTGTGGAACTACCTGACGTACGCGGCCGCCTCGATGATCAACACCGCGGGCTGA
- a CDS encoding FHA domain-containing protein, with the protein MPTCPNGHQSGSDDWCEVCGHRMAGAVPPPPPPPPPGGYGFPPPQGGPAGARPPAAPGGEPELCPQCRTPREGGAPFCEECRWNFLTNTATSYTPAAPRPSTPSTPRFQPPSSTYGSGDGFEYQGSRPSQVNRPAEPIPSFGSEPSGPTPFDRGTPPAPPANPGPPAPPAFGNEGRPSPFGGGQGGPSRPNPFGGDRGGPAGGPSGPGQGPGQGQGGGYGYPQPGADQTPSAFDRPGRNQGQGPGGQDQSGGYGYPQPGGTQAPPAFNRPGQGPGGPAGGPSVPGQGPGNQGQGGGYGYPQPGADQTPPSFGGDRGPGQGPGGFGNGPGQGPGGPAVPTPFGTDPSRPVPPPPGPTPPAGPGGQGGPGGAPQAFSPSGPPAPPAFPRETGRPPAGGPGGPGSGPSFGGGEDDWVISPPSSTGPSAPGQGGGYGYPQPGSAQAPAGPGFQKAPAGPAFPDAPGQGTWTATIGPDREYFMAMMQRSGPEATGLNLPAYSPEQQRTLTGDQVTIGRRRHSTGDTPDIDLAVPPEDPGVSHQHAMLVQQPDGSWAVVDQNSTNGTTVNMSEEPIQPFVPVPLRDGDRVHVGAWTTITVRRS; encoded by the coding sequence ATGCCGACCTGCCCGAACGGACACCAGTCGGGTTCCGACGACTGGTGCGAGGTCTGCGGTCACCGCATGGCCGGTGCCGTGCCTCCGCCCCCGCCGCCCCCGCCGCCCGGCGGCTACGGCTTCCCGCCCCCGCAGGGCGGCCCGGCCGGTGCCCGGCCGCCCGCCGCGCCCGGCGGCGAGCCGGAGCTGTGCCCGCAGTGCCGTACCCCCCGCGAGGGCGGCGCGCCGTTCTGCGAGGAGTGCCGGTGGAACTTCCTGACCAACACGGCCACCTCGTACACCCCGGCGGCCCCGCGCCCCTCCACCCCCTCGACGCCCCGCTTCCAGCCGCCGAGTTCGACGTACGGCAGCGGTGACGGGTTCGAGTACCAGGGCTCGCGGCCCTCGCAGGTGAACCGGCCGGCCGAGCCGATCCCGTCGTTCGGCAGCGAGCCGTCGGGGCCGACCCCGTTCGACCGCGGCACCCCGCCGGCCCCGCCGGCCAACCCCGGGCCGCCGGCCCCGCCCGCCTTCGGCAACGAGGGCCGTCCGTCCCCGTTCGGGGGCGGCCAGGGCGGTCCGTCCAGGCCCAACCCCTTCGGCGGCGACCGCGGTGGCCCGGCCGGTGGCCCCTCGGGCCCCGGCCAGGGACCCGGCCAGGGCCAGGGCGGCGGCTACGGCTACCCCCAGCCCGGCGCCGACCAGACCCCGTCCGCCTTCGACCGCCCGGGCCGGAACCAGGGCCAGGGCCCCGGCGGCCAGGACCAGAGCGGTGGTTACGGCTACCCGCAGCCCGGCGGCACCCAGGCCCCGCCCGCCTTCAACCGTCCGGGCCAGGGCCCGGGCGGCCCGGCCGGCGGCCCCTCCGTCCCCGGCCAGGGCCCCGGCAACCAGGGCCAGGGCGGCGGCTACGGCTACCCCCAGCCCGGCGCCGACCAGACCCCGCCGAGCTTCGGCGGCGACCGCGGTCCGGGGCAGGGCCCCGGCGGCTTCGGCAACGGCCCCGGTCAGGGACCGGGCGGCCCCGCCGTCCCCACCCCCTTCGGCACCGACCCGTCCCGTCCCGTCCCGCCGCCGCCCGGCCCGACGCCGCCCGCCGGCCCCGGCGGCCAGGGGGGTCCCGGTGGTGCTCCGCAGGCGTTCTCGCCGTCCGGACCGCCCGCGCCGCCCGCCTTCCCGCGGGAGACCGGCCGTCCCCCGGCCGGTGGTCCCGGCGGCCCCGGCTCCGGCCCCTCCTTCGGCGGCGGCGAGGACGACTGGGTGATCTCCCCGCCCTCGTCCACCGGTCCCTCCGCGCCGGGCCAGGGCGGCGGCTACGGCTACCCGCAGCCCGGCAGCGCCCAGGCCCCCGCCGGACCCGGCTTCCAGAAGGCCCCGGCCGGTCCCGCGTTCCCGGACGCGCCGGGCCAGGGCACCTGGACGGCGACCATCGGCCCGGACCGCGAGTACTTCATGGCGATGATGCAGCGCTCGGGCCCCGAGGCCACGGGCCTGAACCTGCCCGCCTACTCCCCCGAGCAGCAGCGCACCCTCACCGGTGACCAGGTGACGATCGGCCGCCGCCGGCACTCCACCGGCGACACCCCGGACATCGACCTCGCGGTGCCGCCGGAGGACCCGGGCGTCTCGCACCAGCACGCGATGCTGGTGCAGCAGCCGGACGGCAGCTGGGCGGTGGTCGACCAGAACTCGACCAACGGCACCACGGTCAACATGTCGGAGGAGCCGATCCAGCCGTTCGTGCCGGTCCCGCTGCGGGACGGCGACCGGGTGCACGTGGGCGCCTGGACGACGATCACCGTCCGCCGGAGCTGA